The following proteins are encoded in a genomic region of candidate division WOR-3 bacterium:
- a CDS encoding DegT/DnrJ/EryC1/StrS family aminotransferase produces the protein MEEEKTYLLNVLEKGQLSFGEECLKFEKNIADLTKSKAIFVSSATTGLHLVYKALEIGKYDEVLVPSFTFTATVEPLIHLGATPVFVDVISEKYPVIDLKDAEKKLSKRTKALVFMHYAGFIVDMKEYIEFCKENKIYLIEDAAHAFPAERENRYAGTFGIAGVYSFYGNKNLHLGEGGMVLTDDERLYERIKLLRNHGIKDLSVEKEDLVSDYDISFPGFNFRPTELQGALGNILFKRLKERQEKRKRIYFKIREEIEGKFTFPYDKNEPSSYHINPIFTRDKKERKELIKYLKEKEIQCSHHYPPVHLFSYISERYGRINLSVTENLSKREVTLPLYPCLKDEEVDYIIEVLKKF, from the coding sequence ATGGAGGAAGAAAAAACTTATTTACTTAATGTTCTTGAAAAAGGGCAATTATCCTTCGGAGAGGAATGTTTAAAATTTGAAAAAAATATTGCAGATTTAACTAAAAGTAAAGCTATTTTTGTTTCTTCAGCTACTACAGGTCTTCATCTTGTTTATAAAGCACTTGAAATAGGTAAATATGATGAAGTTCTCGTCCCCTCTTTTACTTTCACAGCAACAGTCGAACCTTTAATTCATCTTGGTGCAACACCAGTTTTTGTTGATGTCATATCAGAAAAGTATCCTGTAATAGATTTAAAGGATGCTGAAAAAAAATTATCAAAAAGAACAAAAGCACTTGTTTTTATGCACTATGCAGGATTTATTGTTGATATGAAAGAATATATAGAATTTTGTAAGGAAAATAAAATTTATCTTATTGAGGATGCAGCCCATGCTTTCCCAGCCGAGAGAGAAAATAGATATGCTGGAACATTTGGTATAGCAGGAGTTTATAGTTTTTACGGTAATAAGAATCTTCATTTAGGTGAGGGTGGTATGGTTTTAACAGATGATGAAAGGTTATATGAAAGAATAAAATTATTGAGAAATCATGGTATAAAAGATTTATCTGTAGAAAAGGAAGATCTTGTATCTGATTATGATATAAGTTTTCCTGGATTTAATTTTAGACCAACTGAACTTCAGGGTGCTCTCGGGAATATTTTATTTAAAAGACTAAAAGAAAGGCAGGAAAAAAGAAAAAGAATTTATTTTAAAATAAGAGAAGAAATTGAGGGTAAATTTACATTTCCCTATGATAAAAATGAACCTTCTTCCTATCATATAAATCCTATTTTTACAAGAGATAAAAAAGAAAGGAAGGAACTTATAAAATATTTAAAAGAAAAGGAAATTCAGTGTTCCCATCACTATCCACCAGTTCATCTTTTTTCTTATATAAGTGAAAGATATGGAAGAATAAATCTTTCAGTAACAGAAAATTTATCAAAAAGGGAAGTTACTTTGCCCCTTTACCCTTGTTTAAAAGATGAAGAGGTAGATTACATAATTGAGGTTTTAAAAAAATTCTAA
- a CDS encoding ABC-2 family transporter protein has protein sequence WIIEVYNLYYIIYDFYEFAKYPEKIYKGIFRKIFITIIPVIILSNYPVKFLLKERNFFFLFYQILILLIFYLIFKFMWIRGLKRYEGATI, from the coding sequence TGGATAATTGAAGTTTACAATCTCTATTACATAATTTATGATTTTTATGAATTTGCAAAATATCCAGAAAAAATTTATAAAGGTATTTTCAGAAAAATTTTTATCACAATAATTCCTGTTATAATTCTTTCCAACTATCCAGTAAAATTTTTATTAAAAGAGAGAAATTTCTTTTTCCTTTTTTATCAAATCCTCATTCTTTTGATATTTTACTTAATTTTTAAATTTATGTGGATAAGGGGGCTAAAAAGATATGAAGGCGCAACTATATAA